From the genome of Chiloscyllium plagiosum isolate BGI_BamShark_2017 chromosome 29, ASM401019v2, whole genome shotgun sequence, one region includes:
- the LOC122564555 gene encoding cadherin-20-like isoform X2 — MDREVKDGYQVVVQAKDMGGQMGGLSGTTTVNITLTDVNDNPPRFPHRLYQMTVLETGLVGSAVGRILAEDADEGINAELSYRIIDGDRMNTFDIVTDNSNQVGVIILKEPLDFETKDSYTLTVEGTNTHLDLRFLNFGPFRDTTRVVVSVEDVDEPPQFEISFYQVEVYEDVAVGTTIQTVSAKDPDAANNSIRYSVDRSTDPTRFFYIDIASGALMIAKPLDREQFSWHNITVLAMEMKNPTQIGSVSVTVKVLDINDNAPEFVKDREAYICENAKPGQLIQMVSAVDLDNPQGGHHFYYSLAPEAASNPNFTVRDNQDNTAWILTRRAGFKHQEQGTYYLPILIADSGLPMQSSTSTLTIRVCGCDPDGNVRSCSVEAYSLPISLSRGALIAILGCIFIMLVLVLFILTLRRHKKNSLIVDDEENVHENIVRYDDEGGGEEDTEAFDIAALWNPREVQISKSRRDMLPEIHSVSRYVSQSRAGNSNVNSYILAKLHDANTDPSAPPFDSLQTYAFEGNGSVAESLSSFESGSTDSDLNYDYLTDWGPRFKKLADLYGGSESAEDYL; from the exons ATGGACCGCGAGGTAAAGGATGGATATCAAGTGGTTGTACAAGCAAAGGACATGGGTGGGCAAATGGGAGGATTATCAGGGACAACAACTGTGAACATCACACTCACAGACGTCAACGACAATCCTCCGAGATTCCCTCACA GATTATATCAGATGACAGTGCTGGAAACTGGATTGGTTGGCTCAGCAGTGGGAAGAATTCTTGCTGAAGATGCAGATGAGGGGATCAATGCTGAACTGAGCTACCGGATCATCGACGGAGACAGGATGAACACATTTGATATTGTCACTGATAATAGCAACCAAGTTGGGGTTATCATCCTCAAGGAG cctTTAGATTTTGAAACTAAAGACAGCTACACGTTAACTGTGGAAGGAACCAATACACACCTGGACCTGCGGTTTCTAAACTTTGGTCCATTCCGTGATACGACCAGGGTGGTTGTATCAGTTGAAGATGTGGATGAGCCACCACAGTTTGAGATAAGCTTCTACCAGGtggaggtttatgaggatgtCGCTGTCGGTACTACCATCCAAACTGTTTCGGCAAAAGACCCAGACGCGGCCAATAATTCCATCAG ATATTCAGTTGACCGATCCACTGATCCCACAAGATTCTTCTACATTGACATAGCATCCGGAGCTTTAATGATTGCAAAGCCATTGGACCGAGAGCAATTCTCATGGCATAACATCACAGTCCTGGCAATGGAAATGA AGAACCCCACACAGATTGGGAGTGTTTCCGTCACAGTGAAAGTCCTCGATATTAACGACAACGCACCCGAGTTTGTGAAGGATCGTGAGGCCTATATCTGTGAAAATGCCAAACCCGGTCAG ctcattcagatggtcagtgcagtGGACCTGGATAATCCTCAAGGAGGTCATCACTTCTACTACAGCTTAGCTCCTGAAGCAGCAAGCAACCCAAACTTCACCGTGCGTGACAATCAAG ACAATACTGCCTGGATTCTGACCAGAAGAGCTGGGTTCAAACACCAGGAGCAGGGAACCTATTACCTACCCATTCTCATCGCTGACTCTGGTCTTCCAATGCAAAGCAGCACCAGCACTCTGACGATCAGAGTGTGCGGCTGTGATCCTGATGGGAATGTTCGATCCTGTAGTGTCGAGGCCTACAGTCTTCCCATCAGCCTGAGCAGAGGAGCACTAATCGCCATTCTTGGATGTATCTTCATCATGCTGG TGTTGGTGTTATTTATTCTAACATTGAGAAGGCACAAGAAGAATTCCCTGATTGTCGACGATGAGGAGAATGTCCATGAAAATATTGTTCGATACGATGACGAAGGTGGTGGAGAAGAGGACACTGAGGCCTTCGACATTGCTGCCTTGTGGAATCCAAGAGAAGTTCAGATCTCGAAATCCAGGAGGGATATGCTTCCCGAAATCCACAGTGTCTCCAGATACGTATCGCAGTCCAGAGCAGGGAACAGCAACGTGAACAGCTACATCCTGGCAAAGTTGCACGATGCCAACACGGACCCGAGTGCCCCTCCTTTTGATTCCTTGCAGACTTACGCGTttgaggggaatgggtcggtggcAGAATCGCTGAGCTCCTTCGAGTCGGGCTCGACAGACTCAGACCTCAATTATGATTATCTCACCGACTGGGGCCCCCGGTTCAAGAAGCTGGCCGATCTGTATGGGGGCTCGGAGAGCGCTGAAGACTACTTGTAG